In Catenulispora sp. EB89, the genomic window GATCAAGACCGGCGCCCCGGCCCGCTCGGACCGCGTCGCCAAGTACAACCAGCTGCTGCGCATCGAGGAGGAGCTGGACGACGCCGCGCGCTACGCGGGCCGCTCGGCCTTCCCGCGGTTCACGCACGAGGGCTGACAGGGCTGACAGCTGAGCCGGGGCCCGGGCCCGGGCGGGCCAACACCCGGACCGCCCGCCGGTACCACCCGCCCTGACCGGCAGGCGGTATCGTCGCAGGCATGAAGTCGGCAGGCTCAGAGCCGGCGCCTCGGCGCCTGAGCGCGGTCCCGACGCAGCGGCAGGATGCTGCGTCGGGATCTTCGCGTTCCTCCGGCGATGGAGGCTCTGGCGGCGCCGGCAAGAAGCGCACGCGCTACACGGCGCGCGCGGCGATCCTGATGCTCGTGCTCTGCGCACTGGTCCTGGCGCTGGCGTACCCGTTGCAGCAGTACTTCTCGCAGGGTTCGCAGATCGACCAGCTCAAGCAGCAGAACTCGGAGAAGCGCGCCGGGGTCGAGCAGCTGCGGCAGCAGCTGGCGCAGTGGCAGGACCCGGACTACGTCAAGATCCAGGCCCGCCTCCGGCTGCACTACGTGTTCCCCGGTGAGACCGGCCTGCGGCTGCTCGGCGCGGGCGACGCGGCGACCGGCGGCCCGGACGGGACGCTGGGGCCGTCGGAGGGTTCCAGCGCGTGGTACGCCCAGCTGTGGAGTTCGGTGACAGCTGCGAGTGGGGCGCCGGTGCCGTCATCGGCTCCTTCGGTGACGGCGGGGCCCACGTCGTCCGCGACGAACGGGCACTGAACGAACGGGCACTGAACGAACGGGCACTGTGTCGGCGCCAGGCCGACCGCGACCCCGCATCCGGCTGTCAGAGGGCTCGCCGATACTCGGATCAGGGGCGAATGCCTCATAACACAATGAAACTGGCGTGCCGATCAGCGAGCGGCCAGCCGCTGCCGCCACCGTCGCTACCGCGTAACCCCCAGATACGTCAGCACCGCCAGCACCCGCCGGTGGTCCTCGTCCGCCGGCGGCAGCCCCAGCTTCGTGAAGATGTTGCTGATGTGCTTCTCCACCGAGCTGTCGGCGAGCACCAGCTGCTTGCCGATCGCGGCGTTCGACCGGCCCTCGGCCATCAGGCCCAGCACCTCGCGCTCGCGGGCGGTCAGGGCGTCGGTGGGCCGGGAGCCGAGGAGCTGGACCACGACCTCCGGGTCCAGGACCGTGCCGCCGGCCGCGATCTTGGTCAGTGCCTCGACGAACTCGCTGACGTCGGCGACGCGCTCCTTGAGCAGGTATCCGACGCCGGAGACCTTGCCGCCGAACAGGTCGCGGGCGTAGCGGGTCTCCACGTACTGCGAGAACAGCAGCACGCCGACCTTCGGGTGGCTCTTGCGCAGCTCCAGCGCGGCGCGCAGGCCTTCGTCGGTGTGCGTCGGCGGCATCCGGATGTCCATGACGACCGCGTCCGGGACGTCGGTGGCGACCGCGGCCAGCAGCTCGTCGGCGTTCGGGACGGCGGCCGGGACGTCGTGGCCGCGCTTGGTGAGGATCTGGACCAGGCCGTCCCGCAGGATTGCGG contains:
- a CDS encoding septum formation initiator family protein; this encodes MKSAGSEPAPRRLSAVPTQRQDAASGSSRSSGDGGSGGAGKKRTRYTARAAILMLVLCALVLALAYPLQQYFSQGSQIDQLKQQNSEKRAGVEQLRQQLAQWQDPDYVKIQARLRLHYVFPGETGLRLLGAGDAATGGPDGTLGPSEGSSAWYAQLWSSVTAASGAPVPSSAPSVTAGPTSSATNGH
- a CDS encoding response regulator transcription factor: MIAEDSAILRDGLVQILTKRGHDVPAAVPNADELLAAVATDVPDAVVMDIRMPPTHTDEGLRAALELRKSHPKVGVLLFSQYVETRYARDLFGGKVSGVGYLLKERVADVSEFVEALTKIAAGGTVLDPEVVVQLLGSRPTDALTAREREVLGLMAEGRSNAAIGKQLVLADSSVEKHISNIFTKLGLPPADEDHRRVLAVLTYLGVTR